In Clavibacter californiensis, the sequence CAGCACCGCCCTGCCGCTGCGGGAGGACGACCCGAAGGAGCCGTTCGGCGAGTACGGCGTGCAGAAGGCGGAGATCGAGCGCTACCTGATCGCCGAGTCGCGGTCGGGCGGCGTGCCCTGCACGGTGGTGCACCCGGGTCACATCAGCGGCGGCGGCTGGCCCGTGATCACGCCCCTGGGCAACCTCGACCCCGGGGTGTGGACCGCGCTCGCGACCGGCGGCCGGCTCGCCGTGCCGGGTTCGGGCAGCGAGACGATGCACCACGTGCACGCCGACGACGTCGCGCAGGTCGTGCAGCTCGCGATCGCCAACCGCGAGACGAGCGTCGGCGAGAGCTTCCACGCCGTCTCGGACCGCGCGCTCTCGGTGCGCGGCTTCGCCCGCGCGGCAGCCGCCTGGTTCGGCCGCGAGCCCGAGCTGGAGCACCTCGACTGGGACGGGTTCCGCGCCCGCACCGAGCCTGGTCACGCCGACGCCAGCTGGGAGCACCTGAGCCGCAGCCACGTCGCGAGCATCGACAAGGCCCGCGACGTCCTCGGCTATGCGCCGCGGTTCACGAGCGAGCAGGCCGCGCGCGAGGCCGTCGAGTGGATGGTGCGCGCGGGCGATCTGGACGTCCCGCTCCCCCGCTGACCCGGACGCTAGACGAAGCGCGCGTCGAGCACGAGGCGCGTGCGGACCGCCAGCAGGCGCTCCGCATCCATCGCGTGGAGACCGGGCAGTCCCGCGGCGACGTGGTCCGCGAGCAGCGTGCGGGCGACCGCGTAGGC encodes:
- a CDS encoding NAD-dependent epimerase/dehydratase family protein, with the translated sequence MRVVVIGATGHIGTFLVPRLVESGHDVVAVSRGTREPYRESPLWDRVERVRVDRDAEDAAGTFADRIAALSPEVVVDLVCFTPESARHLVEGLRGRVRHLVHIGSIWTHGLSTALPLREDDPKEPFGEYGVQKAEIERYLIAESRSGGVPCTVVHPGHISGGGWPVITPLGNLDPGVWTALATGGRLAVPGSGSETMHHVHADDVAQVVQLAIANRETSVGESFHAVSDRALSVRGFARAAAAWFGREPELEHLDWDGFRARTEPGHADASWEHLSRSHVASIDKARDVLGYAPRFTSEQAAREAVEWMVRAGDLDVPLPR